The following are encoded in a window of Echeneis naucrates chromosome 19, fEcheNa1.1, whole genome shotgun sequence genomic DNA:
- the mapk7 gene encoding mitogen-activated protein kinase 7 — MSTKKGGEGKNHQPVAMSSDKGRENQSQCGGEATGTTTDTSTAAKNLALLKAHSMDVKFDVGEEYDVIETIGTGAYGVVSSARRRDNGQQVAIKKISNAFEVVTNAKRTLRELKILKHFKHDNIIAIKDILQPSLPHSTFKSVYVVLDLMESDLHQIIHSAQTLTPEHTRYFLYQLLRGLKYVHSANVIHRDLKPSNLLVNENCELKIGDFGMARGLSSHPEESHSFMTEYVATRWYRAPELLLSLNHYSLAIDLWSVGCIFAEMLGRKQLFPGKHYVHQLQLILSVLGTPPEGLIGAIRADRVRSYVQSLPSQSAVPLTKLYPQAEPKALDLLGAMLRFDPRERISVTQALEHPYLAKYHDPDDEPICVPAFDFEFDKLPMNREQIKEAILMEIQDFHRNKQMCRQRLQFRPLARVNGGVAAQSSNQCNAQVSSVNLTKSTLVPMTQHSQATQLQQQQRTDVKSQQQQDHTPAKGSCTFTNQMQNFNKQTSLLEVAPSHVSHNLPLFSKNEGGPVDVDMPSANSDSGQPETIDLTTPVSSQDGPSETMRDSEAQERLSSSQAPLTQSTQSQSMTQAHTSVPATPAQTLTPLPTTVHTLSLSVAQAQSLSQSLSQSLTKNVRPPPGAGEGTRKEGAISEDTKAALKAALLKSALRNKSRGDGGMSALGMDAAVGGSILSSLSSVPELRRPVTAQERQREREEKRRKRQERARERERKMKEKERREGKQGDSLGGVLLSDNDKSLLQRWTKMMDSRNDKSQISSNDGTKNKECNVTSHRSVTIGDNAQGPLNNNTEKEVRIQSHENLIPQVKPNQPSLFQPPSTQQSSLLFSMNQRKPQADIVVAVSGGIDIMAVTSGFVKNNTLKPHNESNGQSGFNCLGNWSSQPLETRPPQQPQQSRKLQPLPSNFAQPQSQTQPEPPPQSQLLPLESFLTKAPTLTSRETNGNVDISGQNNLNSHSNISTGQIEKLCPTAEDKPGQQTTNPLCGALGVPSQPHPSLGFTDTGQQVASVAPDIHTVTLQLSKSQVEDILPPVFSVTPKGSGAGYGVGFDLDDLLNQSLTDLQHCDRDSFDSAPLSASLLSDWSEVHRMTPADLESLQQELQLGSPMILSDTIPPDA, encoded by the exons ATGTCAACCAAAAAGGGTGGAGAAGGTAAAAACCACCAACCTGTGGCCATGTCATCagacaaaggaagagaaaacCAGAGCCAGTGTGGAGGCGAGGCAACGGGAACCACCACAGACACCAGCACAGCAGCCAAAAACTTGGCTTTGCTTAAAGCACACTCTATGGATGTCAAATTTGACGTTGGAGAGGAGTATGACGTCATTGAAACCATCGGGACCGGAGCTTATGGAGTCGTTTCATCTGCCAGGAGACGGGACAATG GCCAGCAGGTGGCAATAAAGAAGATCTCCAATGCTTTTGAAGTTGTGACCAATGCCAAGCGCACATTGAGAGAGCTCAAGATTCTTAAGCATTTCAAACATGACAACATTATCGCCATCAAAGACATCCTACAGCCAAGCCTTCCCCACTCTACCTTCAAGTCTGT GTATGTGGTGCTGGACCTCATGGAGAGTGACCTGCATCAGATCATTCACTCTGCCCAGACACTCACTCCAGAGCATACACGCTACTTCCTATACCAGCTACTCCGTGGCCTTAAATACGTGCACTCTGCTAATGTCATCCACCGTGACCTCAAACCCTCAAACCTCTTGGTGAACGAGAACTGTGAGCTGAAAATTGGGGACTTTGGCATGGCGAGGGGTCTCAGTTCACACCCCGAAGAATCTCATTCCTTCATGACTGAATATGTGGCAACACGATGGTATCGTGCTCCTGAACTCTTGCTGTCTCTGAATCACTATAGTTTGGCCATTGACTTGTGGTCTGTGGGTTGCATCTTTGCAGAAATGTTGGGGCGTAAGCAGCTTTTTCCTGGGAAGCACTACGTCCACCAGCTCCAGCTCATTTTGTCTGTGTTAGGAACTCCTCCAGAGGGTTTGATTGGCGCTATTAGAGCTGACAGAGTACGCTCCTATGTTCAAAGTCTTCCATCACAATCAGCTGTGCCTTTGACCAAACTCTACCCACAAGCCGAACCAAAGGCTTTGGACCTGCTGGGAGCCATGCTGCGCTTTGACCCTCGTGAACGAATCAGCGTGACACAGGCGCTGGAGCATCCTTACCTGGCTAAGTACCATGATCCCGATGATGAGCCAATTTGTGTGCCAGCTTTTGACTTTGAATTTGACAAGCTTCCAATGAACAGGGAACAAATTAAAGAGGCAATTCTGATGGAGATCCAGGACTTTCATAGAAACAAACAGATGTGTCGCCAAAGGCTGCAGTTCAGGCCTTTGGCCAGGGTGAATGGCGGAGTGGCAGCACAAAGCAGTAACCAGTGTAATGCTCAGGTTTCGAGTGTGAACCTGACCAAATCCACATTGGTTCCCATGACACAACACTCACAAGCAACAcagttacagcagcagcagaggacagaTGTGAAATCTCAACAGCAACAAGACCATACGCCTGCAAAGGGGAGCTGTACATTTACAAATCAGATGCAAAACTTTAATAAGCAGACATCCCTTTTAGAAGTTGCCCCATCTCATGTGTCCCACAACTTGCCTCTATTCTCTAAAAATGAAGGTGGCCCAGTTGATGTGGACATGCCCAGTGCCAACTCAGACAGCGGCCAGCCAGAAACTATAGATTTAACAACACCAGTGTCAAGCCAAGATGGTCCGTCAGAAACGATGCGAGACAGTGAGGCCCAGGAACGGCTATCCAGCAGTCAAGCTCCTCTGACTCAGTCCACACAGAGCCAGTCCATGACCCAAGCTCACACCAGTGTCCCCGCAACACCAGCACAGACCCTGACACCCCTACCCACAACTGTGCACACACTCTCGCTCTCTGTGGCACAAGCCCAGTCACTGTCTCAGTCACTTTCACAGTCACTGACCAAGAATGTCAGGCCTCCTCCAGGTGCAGGAGAGGGAACCAGAAAAGAAGGAGCAATTTCAGAAGATACAAAAGCAGCACTTAAAGCAGCTTTATTGAAATCAGCCCTCAGAAATAAATCCAGGGGGG ATGGAGGTATGTCCGCACTAGGCATGGATGCTGCGGTAGGAGGCAGCATATTGTCCTCCCTGTCGTCTGTTCCAGAGTTGCGTCGGCCTGTCACAGCCCAGGAACGTCAAcgagaaagagaggagaagagaaggaagaggcaggaaagagcaagagagagggaaaggaaaatgaaagaaaaggagagaagagagggaaagcAGGGGGACTCACTGGGTGGTGTTCTGCTGAGTGACAACGACAAAAGCCTTCTGCAGCGCTGGACAAAGATGATGGACAGTCGCAATGACAAATCTCAGATTTCTAGCAATGACgggacaaaaaataaagagtgtAACGTGACCTCGCACCGCAGTGTAACTATTGGTGATAACGCTCAAGGACCCCTGAACAATAACACAGAGAAGGAGGTGAGAATTCAGTCTCACGAAAACCTGATCCCTCAAGTCAAACCTAACCAGCCAAGCTTGTTTCAGCCTCCCAGTACCCAGCAATCGTCATTACTGTTCTCCATGAACCAGAGGAAACCTCAAGCAGATATAGTTGTTGCTGTGAGTGGAGGGATAGATATAATGGCGGTCACTAGTGGCTTTGTTAAAAATAACACACTCAAACCTCACAATGAGAGCAATGGACAAAGTGGTTTCAACTGTTTGGGGAATTGGAGTAGCCAGCCATTAGAGACGAGGCCACCTCAACAACCACAGCAAAGTAGGAAACTGCAACCTCTACCATCAAACTTTGCCCAACCTCAAAGTCAAACACAACCTGAACCCCCACCTCAGTCACAGCTGCTTCCACTGGAGAGTTTTCTTACTAAAGCTCCAACACTtacaagcagagagacaaatGGGAATGTGGACATCAGTGGCCAAAATAACCTCAACTCCCACTCCAATATAAGCACTGGGCAAATAGAGAAGCTGTGTCCCACTGCAGAGGATAAACCGGGGCAGCAAACCACAAACCCACTCTGCGGTGCTTTAGGAGTTCCTTCACAGCCTCATCCCAGTTTAGGATTCACAGATACAGGACAGCAAGTGGCCTCTGTTGCCCCTGACATCCACACAGTAACACTGCAGCTGTCAAAATCCCAG GTGGAGGACATTTTACCTCCAGTCTTTTCTGTCACCCCTAAAGGCAGTGGTGCTGGTTATGGTGTGGGCTTTGACTTGGATGACCTGCTTAACCAGTCTCTGACAGACCTGCAACACTGTGACAGGGACAG TTTTGACTCGGCTCCCCTCTCAGCCTCCCTCCTTTCTGACTGGAGTGAGGTGCATCGCATGACTCCAGCCGATCTGGAATCACTGCAGCAGGAGTTGCAGCTCGGCTCTCCCATGATCCTCTCCGATACCATTCCCCCTGATGCCTGA